A segment of the Nitrospina gracilis 3/211 genome:
CCTTCGGCCGCTCGCGCAGGGGCTGCAGGGTGAAGGGGATGGTGTTGAGACGGTAATAGAGGTCACTGCGGAAACGCCCCGCTTCCATCTCTTCCTTCAAATCCTTGTTAGTGGCCGAGACGATACGCACATTCACCTTGTACGAACGCGTGCCGCCGACGGGCGTCACCTCCCGCTCCTGCAGCACCCGCAGGAGCTTGACCTGCAACTCCGGTTTGACCTCGCCGATCTCATCGAGAAACAGTGTGCCGCCGTCCGCATCGCGGAAGCGTCCCGCCTTGTCCGAGGTCGCCCCGGTGAACGCGCCTTTCACATGACCGAACAGTTCGCTTTCTACCAGACCCTCCGGGCAGGCGGCGAGGTTGATGTCGATGAACCGCCCGGTGCGCCCGCTCAGGCGGTGCAAGGCGCGAGCGAACAGTTCCTTGCCTGTGCCCGACTCGCCCAGAAGCAAAACACTGGAGGCATTGGGAGCGACCTGCTTGAGTTCGCGGAACGTTTGCACCACCGACTCCTCCAGCGTGACGATGCCGTGCTCGCGGCATTCCTGGAACGACGGTTCGGTGAGCCGGCCCAGGGCCGGGCCCAGACCCGTGTGCAGGCGCAGGTCGCGGATGCGGGCTTCCAGCTGCACCTTCTCCTGCCGGTACTGGCGCGAGAGCGCATCCATTTCCTGCTCCCGCGCCGTGAAGTCGCGTGACAGGTTTTCAATCTCCGCTTCCACCTTCTTTTTCTCACCGGAAAGCATCTCCGCCGTGTGTTTCATCATGTCGGCGGCTTCTTTCTCGGACGACGCGTTGTAGAGCGACACCCACAGGGTGGTGACGGCAATGGCGGTGAGCGGTCCCACCACCGGCAAAACCAGGTTCGACTGAAACAGAAACGCTGCGGCAAAGGCGTAGCCCGCAAACAGGATCGCGACGAACAACGCCTGCAATGTGTAATAGCGAATGGCCAGCACCTGCGCCGTCGCCAGGCTCAGAAACAACACGAGGAGAACGTGAAACGCAGGAGACGTTTCCCTGAGAAACGATTCGGTGAGCAGGGTGTTGATGATGTTGGCGTGCACGCCGACACCCGGAAAATCCTTTTCCATCGGCACCGGCTTGGCATCGTAACCGGAAATCGTGTTGGCGACGAGCAGCAGCTTGTCCTCCAGCGTGACCGAGGGGCCCGTCGCGGTCTCGCCCGCCTGGGGCCGGTCCAGAACCGCCGCCATCGACGCGTGCAGAAAGGTGTCGCTCCAGCGCCCGGCGTAGTTGATGAGCATCTGTCCCTGCTCGTCCACCGGAATGGCGATATCACGCTTCACCGTACTTCCGGGAAACTGCACGTCCAGGAGCCGAATGGTATTTTTACCCGGCACCACGTTCTGCGGCGGTATTTTCAGATATTGCAAAACACCCTGAAAGGCCAGCGAAGGCACCAGTTTTTTGTTGTAGTTCACGAGGAGCGGCACGCGACGGATGATGCCGTCGGCGTCGCGATTGGTGGCGATGTGTCCCAGTCCGGCGACGTGTTCCGCCAGCCGGGCCAGCGGGAAGATGGCGCGGTTGGCGAGGAAATAACGCTTTGCTTCCGGTGGCAGATCAAGCCCTTGCCACTTCAGCCCCGCGCCGCTGTGGTCGGGCGCATACGGCGCGCGTTTTTCGAGAAGCCGCACCGCCACCGGAAACACCACGTTGCCCGCGGTATCGATGGCTTGCTGCAGCGCACGGTCTTCCAGCGGGTCGCCTTTCAGCGCGAACAGCACATCGTACACCACGGCGCGCGCTTTCTGGTCCGCGAGGAGTTCGATGAGGTGGGCGTGGACGGTGCGCCTCCACGGCCAGCGGCCAAAGGTCTGCGCGCTTTCGTCATCCGCCTCGATGAGCACGAGGTTGGGGTCGGTCGACACCGCGCCCCGCCACTGGAAGCGAAGATCGAGGGTTTTCCATTCCCACGACTGCACCAGGTTGGGCAGGGTCCACAGCACGATGCCGGTGAGGGCGGCCCCGATTCCTCCCAGCACAATCTCCCTGAGTCTCAGCATAAGCGGCGTCCGGCGTCAGTCAGCGGCTCGGTTCGCGGCCGAAGGTGCCGATCATGTCGATCGGTTTTTCGGGGTCCTCTTTGATGGGAATCTTGCGGATGCCACGGGTGTAGGAATCGTTGCGGTTGAAGATGAACACTTCCGTGTGCGACTCCGCCCAGTTGCGGTCCGATTCGTTGGTGAAGGTGTCGGCGATGATCGAAATGTCGCGCGTGCCTTCCCGTGTACCGCGCTTGAAGGTGTGGAACCCCTGTCCCAGGTTGAGGTCCACCGGCAGGCCCGGCCGAAGGGTGGCGATGGCCTTCACCCGCTCCAGCCCGGCGGGGCCTTCTATGTTGAACTTGAAACCGTATTCCGGTGCAGGAATCTGGTACGTGCGCCCGGCGCGGATGAAGTTGTCCTTGTGGAACGCGTTGGGGAAGATCACCGTCGCATCGCCACCGGAACCGATGTCGAACAGGGTCAGGTAACTGTCGCGTTCCGCCTTCACGAAGAAAACGATCGTGTCGCCGATCTCGTATTCTTTTTTATTGGTCCAGACCCGCACGCCGAACTCGGCATTCTTCGGTGCCGCGTACACCAGCTTGTCCAGCTCCTGCCGGTACTCTTCATCCGCGTCCTTGATACCGGTGCCCCCGGACTGCGGCGAGGTTTCCAGTACCTTCAAATCCTCCGGGCTGATCGCCCCGCGGTCCATCAGCACACTGCCCGAACCGAGGTAGGTGTTGGATTTGACGTCGATCAGCTTGGCGATGATCTGCAGACCGCCGCGCTCCATGCGGTAGGACCCGTTCACGTAAAAATCGAGCTGGTTCTCCGTCGCGACCTTGTGCGGATCGATGTCCTCATCCCCGGCCAGCACGATTTCCTTGAGTGCCAGACTGCCCGCCTGCGCCAGGATGGCCTTGAAATCCTCGACCAGGATTTCCGTGAACGGCGTCACCTTTTTACTGCGCGTGTCTTCAAACTGAATAACACCGACGGTGGGCGTGGTGTCCGGCTTCACGTTCTTGATGACCGTTTCCGCCAGCCGCACGAGGCCCTGCCGCCAGGCGTGGGATTTGCCGGAGAAACCCTCGATTTTTTCGATTGTGTAATGGAACGTCGCCCCCTTGTGCTGCAGGGGAGCGAGCAGGGTTTCCTTGAAACGCGGGTTGACGCCCATCGCCAGCCGGTCGTAGTCCAACCGCACAGCGATGCGATGCTGGTCGGCGTCGTAGTCCTGAATCTTCACCACCGAGGCGCGGGCCTGCCCTTCCTGGTTGGTGTTCACGCTTTCGTTCAGCGTGCCGTTTCCTTTTTCAAACGAGAAGCGCACCGGCAGTCCCGCAAGCGGCGTGTTGCCGAAATCGGTTTGGATGTAAGCCTGCGCCACCAGCGCTTCGCCGGGAAGCTGGAAGGACTTGATGGTCTGCTTGTCGCCGGAGACCGCATCCAGCCGCACATTGCGGATGAGGCTCGTGGCGTGGTCGCGGAACGCGCCCTGGCTGAGTTCCATAGCTGTATCACCGGAAGGCGAAGTGCGGGCGATCACCGCCAGCGTGCTGCGCAGCGGCACCAGTTTCGGCGCGAGTTCGTAACCCTCAAAATAATGCGACAGGGCTTTCATCAACTCGCCCTTGGCCTCCGCCTTCTTACCCTCGTCGAGATGCTTTTTGAGAATGGACTCCGTCTCCCCAATGCGCTGGTTCAGTTTGCCCGCTTCCAGTGACCGGTCCATGACCACCAGCGCGTAATACTGGTTGCGGCACTTGTCGAAATAACCGTCCTTGCGCTCGACGCCTTCCAGCGCCGCGTCGACCACGGTTTTGACCGCCGACTCCGCATAGGTGCCCTCGGTGCTGACGAAATCTTTCATCACCGACTGGATGTTGACCTTGATGTTCTTGGCAAGTTCCGCGGTGGCGGTGTCTTTCGCGCCGGACGGGCTTTCGGCGGAGATGCCGACGCCGATGAGGTATTTGGCGGAGGGGAAATTGGGGTGGCCCTTGCCCAGCACCCAGCCCGGTTCCGGCGGGCAGGCGGTGCGCTGTTCCATCTGTTCCATTTTCCGCAGTTTCGCCAGGTCTTCGGGGCTGGTCCCCGGCCCGCCACCCGGCGTTCCGGTGGTGGCGCATCCGGCCAGGCCGATGAGAACGAGAAAACTGACTGTGGTTCGGAAATGGTGGCGCATGGATGTCCCCTTCTCGAATGAGTCGTTGCCGGAAAGAAAGCAAAAGCCGTGCCCGGTTCCCCCCCGGCCCTGCGGATGGACAGGGAGGCGGTGTTGATTTCCAGATTTACGGCGGTACCCCGTTTCGCGAACCGCCCTTTATTTCCTTCAGCTCTGAGGTCGGCGTTCCTCAGTTTAAACAGTTTGCCCTGCAAAAGGCATTTCTTTTTGCCCACTGCTGCTGATAGACCGGAGGAAGTGCGGTTCTTTTACAAAAAAATCAACGCGTTTCCCAAAAAAGTTGAAATGGAACGCTGGAGACTCGGTCCCCGGTGTGGTGGCCCTGCATGAATCGTGCATGAATTCATGCAGGGCCGGGCGTCCTCATGCCGGAATTTGGCGCGTTTCGACAGACAACTTACTTTTGCCAAACCCACCCCCTTCCACTACACTAGAAAAATCAATCCTGGATGCCGCCAATCGAAGGGGGAGTTCGGTTTGGCACGCTTTTCGCTATATACACTGCATGGATCACCCGGCCTCCGGGCCCGGGGACGCAGTTTAAGAATCCATCGGTTTATCAGGTTTCCTTTAAATGACATTTCAATTTAATCCGAGGAGGGAGTATCGATGAAAACGATTTCACGATGGAACCTTGTTTTGATGGTGGTGCTGGCGGCATTTTTGAGTGCGTGCAGCAGCACTCCGGAAAAACCCACCGGCGGTTTCGTGCCGATTCAGGATCTGGGCGCTCCGGACTGGGTGCTGAAGGGCCAGGGCGCTTTTGACGACCGCGCGTTCTATGGCGTCGGTTCCGCCGTGGGCATCCGCAACACCTCCCTGTTGCGCACCGCTTCGGAAAACCGGGCCCGTGCCGCTCTGGCGGACGTGTTCGAAACCTACGTCAAGAAGCTCTATAAGGACTACCAGGAATCCGCCACCACCGGCGACATGAGCGCCACCTCCGAGACGCAGTACGTCGAGCAGGCGCTCAAGAACATCACCAACATGTCCCTGCGCGGTTCGACCATCGTCGATCACTGGCAGAACCCGAACAACGGGGAAATGTTCTCGCTGGCGAAGATCGACCTGGAGCATTTTGAGAAGAACCTGTCGCAGTACAATGACCTGTCCAAGCAGATTCGCGACCAGATCAAGGAGCAGGCGGAGAAATCCTTCGACGAGCTGGACGCTGAAATCGACAAAATGGAAGGACGTTGAATACCATGAGAATCTGGATCGCACTGACACTGGCCATCGTACTGCTGGCGGGGCCCGCCTCCGCCAGGGAGTTCAATCCCAAACGGGTGTACCAGACCGTCTCTCCCCGGGTCGTGCTCATCACCGGGTTTGAACCGGGCCAGAAGTTCCAGGGCATGGGCACGGGGAGCATCATCCGCGAAGACGGGCTGGTGCTCACCAACGCCCATGTGGTGGTCAACGCCTCCGCCGGGCGGCCGTATTCCGAACTGCGGGTGTTTCTGAAACCCCAGCGGCTGACCGGCAACCTGAAAAAGGACACGCAACACCGGTTCAAGGCGCGGCTGTTGATCCACAACCGGGATCTGGACCTGGCGCTGTTGCAGATCGAATCCCCATCCGGATCCTATTCCCCGGTGGGATTCCTCAACGCCAACCAGATCGGCATTGGCGACCGCGTGCTGGCCATCGGCCATCCGGAATCCGGGGGATTGTGGACGCTGACCACGGGCACCATCAGTTCACACATGCAGGATTTCCAGAACATCCCGGGCAAGAACGTGTTTCAGACCGAAACCAGCCTCAACCGGGGCAACTCCGGCGGGCCGCTTCTCGATGCCAACGGGTTGATGGTGGGCATCAACTCCAACATCGCGCGCAAAAGCAAGGACGGCCTGGCCATCACGGACATCAACTTTTCCATCAAGTCCAACGTGGCTGTGGCGTGGCTGAACGAGAACGGCTACCACTTCGGATTCACCGCACCGCAGATGGCCAAGGCGGAGGTGGAGGAACCGTACCAACCCTCCGGTATCGTGCCCACTCCGAAACCCAAGGCTCCGAAGGGCATGGCTGAACCGGAATCGAACGCCATCACCAATCCGGTGAAGGAAACGGTGCGTCCGAAGCCTGAGGTCGAGATGAAACCCAAGCCGAAGCCGCCGGTTCAGGAAACCGCGCCGGAGCCCGGTCCTCAAAAGGAAGCCGAAATCCTGACCGAGAAGCGTCCGTACAAGATGGACGACCTCTTTGCGGCGACAGAAGAGGAAATGGAAGAGATGATGGACGACATCAAGAAGAAGTTGAAGGGCCGCAACAAGGGCCGGTTCAATTTCGATGATTTCTAACAGGGACATCCGCTCCCCCCGGCGGCAGTCGCCGGGGTGGGGGGAACTTTTTCCACTTCATCCCGGTTTGCAGGGAAACGGGAGGCATTTATGAACAAATTGACCCTGATCCAACGCACATCGCGTTTCTGGCTGGCCTGCGGGGTGCTCGCCGCCTGCCTGTTGTGGCTCGCTCCGCCCGCGGTTGCAGGGTGTATTTCCGGCGATTGCAGTAACGGCTACGGTGAATTCCAGTACGACAACGGGGATCGCTACACCGGCCAGAACCTCAACAACCAGGCCCACGGTTACGGAAAGTACTTCTGGGCCAACGGCGATATTTATGAAGGGTACTGGGCGAACAACAAGAAAAACGGCTACGGCGTCTTCACCTGGACCTCGGGGGAACAGTACATCGGCAAGTGGCAGAACGACGAACGCAACGGCGCCGGGACCAACCTGTGGCCCACCGGGGAAAAATACACCGGCGAATGGGTCGGTAACAAACGCAACGGCTACGGCACCAATATCTGGCCCAACCGCGAGATGTATGTCGGACAATGGAAAGAAAATCGGCGGGACGGACACGGTATTTACGTGTACCCGGACGGCAAAATTCTGAACGGCACCTGGCAACAGGACTCGCTGGTCAAATCGTACGATCAGGATTGACTCCGGGCGGAGTCAACACCGCCCGATTATCAGAAATTCAACGTAAAGAACCCATTGGAGGCGAACCATGTCTTCCTTTACATACAACGCCCCCCTACCCCGCGGACCCTGCCTTACGCACTGGCCGTGCTGACTGCCGGATTGTGGCTCTCGGCGGCCGCACCGGCTTCAGCCAAATGCCTGAACGGGGTATGCAGCAACGGTTTCGGAACATTCGAGTTCGACAACCAGGACCGGTACACGGGTGAAAACCGCAATAACAAAATGCACGGCTTCGGCAATTACGACTACAACGTCGGGGACCACTATGCCGGAGAGTACAACAACGACAAGCGCAACGGATACGGTATCTATTACTATTCCAACGGCGACCTCTACGTCGGCAACTGGAACCAGGGTAAGAAACACGGCGTGGGCATGTTCCTCTGGAAACAGGGCGACCGGTATACCGGCAACTGGGTGATGGACAAGCGCGAAGGCCAGGGCGCCTACCTCTACGCCAGCGGCGACAAGTACGTCGGAGAATGGAAGCAGGACAAACGGCACGGTCA
Coding sequences within it:
- a CDS encoding DUF4384 domain-containing protein, which encodes MRHHFRTTVSFLVLIGLAGCATTGTPGGGPGTSPEDLAKLRKMEQMEQRTACPPEPGWVLGKGHPNFPSAKYLIGVGISAESPSGAKDTATAELAKNIKVNIQSVMKDFVSTEGTYAESAVKTVVDAALEGVERKDGYFDKCRNQYYALVVMDRSLEAGKLNQRIGETESILKKHLDEGKKAEAKGELMKALSHYFEGYELAPKLVPLRSTLAVIARTSPSGDTAMELSQGAFRDHATSLIRNVRLDAVSGDKQTIKSFQLPGEALVAQAYIQTDFGNTPLAGLPVRFSFEKGNGTLNESVNTNQEGQARASVVKIQDYDADQHRIAVRLDYDRLAMGVNPRFKETLLAPLQHKGATFHYTIEKIEGFSGKSHAWRQGLVRLAETVIKNVKPDTTPTVGVIQFEDTRSKKVTPFTEILVEDFKAILAQAGSLALKEIVLAGDEDIDPHKVATENQLDFYVNGSYRMERGGLQIIAKLIDVKSNTYLGSGSVLMDRGAISPEDLKVLETSPQSGGTGIKDADEEYRQELDKLVYAAPKNAEFGVRVWTNKKEYEIGDTIVFFVKAERDSYLTLFDIGSGGDATVIFPNAFHKDNFIRAGRTYQIPAPEYGFKFNIEGPAGLERVKAIATLRPGLPVDLNLGQGFHTFKRGTREGTRDISIIADTFTNESDRNWAESHTEVFIFNRNDSYTRGIRKIPIKEDPEKPIDMIGTFGREPSR
- a CDS encoding trypsin-like peptidase domain-containing protein gives rise to the protein MRIWIALTLAIVLLAGPASAREFNPKRVYQTVSPRVVLITGFEPGQKFQGMGTGSIIREDGLVLTNAHVVVNASAGRPYSELRVFLKPQRLTGNLKKDTQHRFKARLLIHNRDLDLALLQIESPSGSYSPVGFLNANQIGIGDRVLAIGHPESGGLWTLTTGTISSHMQDFQNIPGKNVFQTETSLNRGNSGGPLLDANGLMVGINSNIARKSKDGLAITDINFSIKSNVAVAWLNENGYHFGFTAPQMAKAEVEEPYQPSGIVPTPKPKAPKGMAEPESNAITNPVKETVRPKPEVEMKPKPKPPVQETAPEPGPQKEAEILTEKRPYKMDDLFAATEEEMEEMMDDIKKKLKGRNKGRFNFDDF
- a CDS encoding LPP20 family lipoprotein — protein: MKTISRWNLVLMVVLAAFLSACSSTPEKPTGGFVPIQDLGAPDWVLKGQGAFDDRAFYGVGSAVGIRNTSLLRTASENRARAALADVFETYVKKLYKDYQESATTGDMSATSETQYVEQALKNITNMSLRGSTIVDHWQNPNNGEMFSLAKIDLEHFEKNLSQYNDLSKQIRDQIKEQAEKSFDELDAEIDKMEGR
- a CDS encoding sigma 54-interacting transcriptional regulator; the encoded protein is MLRLREIVLGGIGAALTGIVLWTLPNLVQSWEWKTLDLRFQWRGAVSTDPNLVLIEADDESAQTFGRWPWRRTVHAHLIELLADQKARAVVYDVLFALKGDPLEDRALQQAIDTAGNVVFPVAVRLLEKRAPYAPDHSGAGLKWQGLDLPPEAKRYFLANRAIFPLARLAEHVAGLGHIATNRDADGIIRRVPLLVNYNKKLVPSLAFQGVLQYLKIPPQNVVPGKNTIRLLDVQFPGSTVKRDIAIPVDEQGQMLINYAGRWSDTFLHASMAAVLDRPQAGETATGPSVTLEDKLLLVANTISGYDAKPVPMEKDFPGVGVHANIINTLLTESFLRETSPAFHVLLVLFLSLATAQVLAIRYYTLQALFVAILFAGYAFAAAFLFQSNLVLPVVGPLTAIAVTTLWVSLYNASSEKEAADMMKHTAEMLSGEKKKVEAEIENLSRDFTAREQEMDALSRQYRQEKVQLEARIRDLRLHTGLGPALGRLTEPSFQECREHGIVTLEESVVQTFRELKQVAPNASSVLLLGESGTGKELFARALHRLSGRTGRFIDINLAACPEGLVESELFGHVKGAFTGATSDKAGRFRDADGGTLFLDEIGEVKPELQVKLLRVLQEREVTPVGGTRSYKVNVRIVSATNKDLKEEMEAGRFRSDLYYRLNTIPFTLQPLRERPKDIELLAWHFMDRYKHRYQRNINGISKKAMEVLKAHTWPGNVREFENVIERGVTLAEGNVIQEKDLQLKGEMEAAAVSAPAKASPGNRDTSFLETLRAHRFEINATAKQLEVSRNTVASRFKGICFQRLVENNGDCAQAARSVSGDGSDYDFVLQKLEEYYQNLVKGSETWTDVESAVADALKRSRNVPTAYHPAIAQLVRDRFARDHPPAGSV
- a CDS encoding MORN repeat-containing protein; this translates as MNKLTLIQRTSRFWLACGVLAACLLWLAPPAVAGCISGDCSNGYGEFQYDNGDRYTGQNLNNQAHGYGKYFWANGDIYEGYWANNKKNGYGVFTWTSGEQYIGKWQNDERNGAGTNLWPTGEKYTGEWVGNKRNGYGTNIWPNREMYVGQWKENRRDGHGIYVYPDGKILNGTWQQDSLVKSYDQD